Proteins encoded together in one Lysinibacillus sp. FSL K6-0232 window:
- the dnaI gene encoding primosomal protein DnaI: MNGPLKRAIQVPSFQERYEAMRREILEHPHVQEFLAQHAQELSYDNIERNLPKLHEYISQSTECCGCDNTEHCTNYLKGFLPTLRVVRNSIEMDYVRCEQKIREEERRDVANMIASMHMPKDVLQATIQDLSIDDESRVAIAQQAAQFVKITKETGHLPSKGFYLYGKFGVGKSFVLGALANELASIKIRSVVVFVPEFLREMKNAIGDNTLNEKIDYVKKAPVLMLDDLGAETMTAWTRDEVLGTIFHYRMAEQLPTFITSNFNYEELEHHLAQSQKGDIEVVKAGRIMERIKALTVPIEMRGKNRRL, from the coding sequence ATTAATGGACCATTAAAACGAGCAATTCAAGTACCGTCGTTTCAAGAACGCTATGAAGCCATGCGACGTGAAATTTTAGAGCATCCGCATGTGCAGGAATTTTTAGCACAGCATGCACAGGAGCTAAGCTATGACAATATTGAACGGAACTTACCAAAGCTACATGAATATATTAGTCAATCAACGGAATGCTGTGGCTGTGACAATACAGAGCATTGTACAAATTATTTAAAGGGCTTCCTCCCTACATTAAGGGTGGTACGGAATTCCATTGAAATGGATTATGTGCGCTGTGAGCAAAAGATAAGAGAAGAAGAGCGTCGAGATGTGGCAAACATGATTGCAAGTATGCATATGCCAAAAGATGTATTACAAGCAACGATTCAAGATTTAAGTATTGATGATGAATCACGTGTGGCGATTGCCCAGCAAGCAGCTCAATTTGTAAAAATAACGAAAGAAACAGGTCACTTACCGTCAAAGGGTTTTTACTTATATGGTAAATTTGGTGTAGGGAAATCCTTTGTGTTAGGTGCGCTTGCGAATGAATTAGCGTCTATTAAAATTCGCTCTGTTGTAGTTTTCGTCCCAGAATTTTTACGTGAAATGAAAAATGCTATCGGTGATAATACATTAAATGAGAAAATTGATTATGTAAAAAAAGCACCTGTTTTAATGTTGGACGATCTTGGTGCGGAAACAATGACGGCTTGGACGCGCGATGAGGTTTTAGGAACCATTTTCCATTATCGTATGGCGGAGCAATTGCCAACATTTATTACTTCTAATTTTAATTATGAGGAATTAGAGCATCATTTAGCACAGTCACAAAAAGGAGATATTGAGGTTGTAAAGGCAGGGCGAATTATGGAGCGCATTAAAGCTTTAACTGTGCCCATTGAAATGCGTGGTAAAAATCGTCGACTATAA
- a CDS encoding replication initiation and membrane attachment family protein, producing MHLYKELQPGDPFDIRLPHAFSTQERQLVTLFYQPLTGSEPISLYLTLWAEAEQKPKQQMTHYYLMNVLGLPIGKVFEARIALEAIGLLRTWKKENASERSFLYELQRPLDADRFMKDPLLSMFLFSKIGEQAYRNLRQRFIVPVKDKELKDVSRAFMDVYKPIHANMPLDLQVDTSREDKQQKVYPFYLEQFDFDLLQAGLSEQLVPASLLTMEIREAIAKLAFLYHLSALDMQKVVILALDDDLGISQERLRKAAADFYKLTVSKEPPKLAKVTAPAPAEESGQKTKEQELQYYLETTAPVQVLRDINNGKEPLQTSVQLAESLIVQHGMPIGVVNALLEYVMLTTDMKLPKKYVETIADHWVRKNVQTAKEAMELARQEHDKYMAWKNKPQTTNKTNSQSKGRARQQREEKVPEWFYKRNDKQEEATASTIDFEKERQKILEMLGKSE from the coding sequence ATGCATTTATATAAGGAATTGCAGCCTGGCGATCCTTTCGACATTCGTCTTCCTCATGCATTTTCTACACAAGAGCGTCAATTAGTGACATTATTTTATCAGCCATTAACGGGTTCAGAGCCAATTAGTCTTTATTTAACATTATGGGCAGAGGCAGAGCAAAAACCAAAGCAGCAAATGACACATTATTATTTAATGAATGTGCTGGGGCTGCCGATTGGTAAAGTGTTTGAGGCTCGTATTGCATTGGAGGCTATTGGCTTATTACGCACATGGAAAAAAGAAAATGCGAGTGAACGAAGCTTTTTATATGAGTTACAGCGTCCACTTGATGCGGATCGATTTATGAAAGACCCCCTGCTATCGATGTTTTTATTTAGTAAAATTGGGGAGCAGGCATATCGAAATTTACGTCAACGCTTTATAGTACCAGTAAAAGACAAGGAATTGAAGGATGTATCTCGTGCGTTTATGGATGTTTATAAGCCTATTCATGCCAATATGCCATTGGACTTACAAGTTGATACAAGCCGTGAGGATAAACAGCAAAAGGTATATCCTTTTTATTTGGAGCAATTTGATTTTGACTTGCTGCAGGCTGGTTTATCAGAGCAATTAGTGCCTGCTAGCTTGCTGACAATGGAAATTCGAGAAGCCATTGCAAAGCTGGCATTTTTATATCATTTATCAGCTCTTGATATGCAAAAGGTAGTGATACTTGCCTTAGATGATGATTTAGGCATTTCACAGGAACGCTTACGCAAAGCTGCGGCAGATTTTTATAAACTAACGGTTTCAAAGGAGCCACCAAAATTAGCAAAAGTAACAGCGCCTGCTCCAGCAGAAGAGTCGGGACAAAAAACAAAGGAGCAGGAGCTACAGTATTATTTAGAAACAACTGCACCTGTGCAAGTGTTACGTGATATTAATAATGGCAAAGAGCCTCTACAAACCTCTGTACAGCTAGCTGAGAGCTTAATTGTGCAGCATGGTATGCCAATTGGGGTAGTGAATGCACTGCTGGAGTATGTGATGCTTACAACTGATATGAAGCTTCCTAAAAAATATGTGGAAACTATTGCCGATCATTGGGTACGGAAAAATGTGCAAACAGCGAAAGAGGCAATGGAGCTTGCACGTCAAGAGCATGATAAATATATGGCATGGAAAAACAAGCCACAAACGACAAATAAAACGAATTCACAGTCAAAGGGACGTGCAAGGCAACAGCGTGAAGAAAAAGTGCCTGAATGGTTTTATAAACGGAATGACAAACAAGAGGAAGCTACTGCTAGCACGATAGATTTTGAAAAAGAGCGTCAAAAAATATTAGAAATGCTAGGAAAAAGCGAATAA
- the nrdR gene encoding transcriptional regulator NrdR: MRCPSCQFNGTRVVDSRPVDDNKEIRRRRECESCGFRFTTFEKIEETPLVVVKKEGSREEFSREKVLRGLIRACEKRPVALDVLEELVLSIEKDLRRIGNSEVRSEDVGEMVMDRLAKIDEVAYVRFASVYRQFKDINVFIEEIKDIIQRQTDQQS; this comes from the coding sequence ATGAGATGTCCATCTTGCCAATTTAACGGAACGCGTGTAGTGGATTCGAGGCCAGTAGATGATAATAAAGAAATTCGAAGACGTCGTGAATGTGAGTCATGTGGCTTTCGTTTTACAACGTTTGAAAAAATTGAAGAAACACCATTAGTTGTGGTGAAAAAAGAAGGTTCACGAGAGGAATTTAGCCGTGAAAAGGTGCTGCGTGGGCTTATTCGTGCTTGTGAAAAGCGTCCAGTTGCACTTGATGTATTGGAGGAGCTTGTATTATCCATTGAAAAAGACCTTCGTCGTATTGGAAACTCAGAAGTACGCTCAGAGGATGTCGGTGAAATGGTGATGGATCGCTTAGCTAAAATAGATGAGGTAGCCTATGTGCGCTTTGCATCCGTTTACCGTCAGTTTAAAGATATTAATGTCTTTATCGAGGAAATAAAGGACATTATTCAACGTCAAACGGACCAGCAATCATAG
- a CDS encoding glyceraldehyde-3-phosphate dehydrogenase, whose translation MTVSIAINGFGRIGRMVFRQAIVQQDLNIVAINASYSAETLAHLIKYDTNHGTFAGTVEPAGDAIVVNGKRVQIISERDPLKLPWTTMGVDIVIEATGKFNERDKAAMHLEAGAKKVILTAPGKNEDVTVVLGVNDDKLDIAKHDVISNASCTTNCLAPVAKVLNDTFGIDNGLMTTVHAYTNDQKNLDNPHKDLRRARGCAQSIIPTSTGAAKALKLVLPELEGKIHGMALRVPTANVSLVDLVVDLKTDVTVDAVNAAFVKAATEGPMKGILNFSIEPLVSADYNTTTYSSTVDGLSTMVLGNRKVKVLAWYDNEWGYSARVVDLVKKVANALETVSA comes from the coding sequence ATGACAGTATCAATTGCTATTAATGGTTTCGGACGTATCGGGCGTATGGTTTTCCGCCAAGCGATCGTACAGCAAGACTTAAATATCGTTGCGATTAACGCAAGCTACTCAGCTGAAACGTTAGCACATTTGATTAAGTATGACACAAATCACGGAACATTTGCAGGTACGGTTGAACCAGCAGGCGATGCTATAGTTGTAAATGGTAAACGTGTACAAATTATTAGTGAACGTGACCCTTTAAAATTGCCTTGGACTACGATGGGTGTGGATATTGTCATTGAGGCTACTGGTAAATTTAATGAACGTGATAAAGCAGCTATGCACTTAGAAGCAGGCGCAAAAAAGGTGATTTTAACAGCACCAGGTAAAAATGAAGATGTAACAGTTGTATTAGGTGTTAATGATGACAAGCTTGATATTGCGAAACATGATGTTATTTCAAATGCTTCATGTACAACAAACTGCTTAGCACCAGTAGCGAAAGTATTAAACGACACATTTGGCATTGATAATGGATTAATGACAACTGTTCATGCATATACAAACGATCAAAAGAACTTAGATAATCCACATAAAGATTTACGTCGTGCACGTGGGTGTGCACAATCTATTATCCCAACATCAACAGGTGCTGCAAAAGCATTAAAATTGGTATTACCTGAGTTAGAAGGAAAAATTCATGGGATGGCACTACGTGTTCCAACTGCCAATGTATCTTTAGTAGACCTTGTTGTAGATTTAAAGACAGATGTTACAGTCGATGCTGTTAATGCAGCGTTTGTGAAAGCAGCAACAGAAGGACCAATGAAAGGAATTTTAAATTTCTCTATTGAACCATTAGTATCTGCAGACTACAATACAACTACTTACTCATCAACAGTCGATGGTCTGTCAACAATGGTATTAGGCAACCGTAAAGTAAAGGTACTTGCATGGTATGATAATGAATGGGGCTACTCTGCACGCGTCGTAGACCTTGTGAAAAAAGTAGCAAATGCATTAGAAACAGTGAGCGCCTAA
- the coaE gene encoding dephospho-CoA kinase (Dephospho-CoA kinase (CoaE) performs the final step in coenzyme A biosynthesis.), protein MIIGLTGSIASGKSTVAKMMTALGLPIVDADSVARDVVEPGTATLALIVESFGQAILQEDGSLNRTKLGDIIFHEPTKRKVLNDIMHPAIRKEMLRQRDAYVAAGYQHVVMDIPLLFESKLQHFVDKIIVVSVSEEVQLQRLMERNQLSKEDALARIHSQLPMSVKEKGAHAVIYNNDTIEHTEEQLKKILTHWDVI, encoded by the coding sequence ATGATTATTGGACTGACAGGAAGTATTGCGAGTGGAAAAAGCACAGTAGCAAAAATGATGACGGCACTAGGCTTACCAATTGTTGATGCAGATAGTGTAGCACGAGATGTAGTAGAGCCAGGAACAGCTACATTGGCATTGATTGTTGAAAGCTTTGGACAGGCTATTTTACAAGAGGATGGCAGCCTAAATCGAACAAAGCTAGGAGATATTATTTTTCATGAGCCTACGAAGCGCAAAGTATTAAATGATATTATGCATCCAGCTATTAGGAAGGAAATGCTGCGCCAGCGTGATGCTTATGTAGCAGCAGGCTATCAGCATGTTGTAATGGATATTCCACTATTATTTGAAAGCAAGCTTCAGCATTTTGTGGATAAGATTATTGTTGTATCCGTAAGTGAGGAAGTTCAGCTTCAGCGTTTGATGGAGCGCAATCAATTATCGAAAGAGGATGCCTTAGCACGTATACATTCTCAGCTACCCATGTCAGTGAAAGAAAAGGGCGCACATGCAGTTATTTATAATAATGACACTATTGAGCATACAGAGGAGCAGCTAAAAAAAATCCTTACTCATTGGGATGTTATCTAG
- the mutM gene encoding bifunctional DNA-formamidopyrimidine glycosylase/DNA-(apurinic or apyrimidinic site) lyase, whose protein sequence is MPELPEVEGVVQALKPKVEGRTIQQVQLSDRVHFSFSEGKQCIVKQAEPDAFEQTLSKMTITKIERRAKYIFFHLLKEDAPYVLVSHLGMTGAWFVVNSPEDINEAKFQKHIHATFAMADGGYLIYSDIRRFGELRFLTKIEDHAPLTKMAPEPFDEQACDYFIAKCKLPKYENKAVKEVIMDGQVISGCGNIYATEALFIEKIHPARKVNRISEKRKRALFKTIVAVLRQSIEAGGSTISDYRNINGEAGSMQNRLQMYGKKVCPVCETATSQMTIGGRTSVFCPNCQH, encoded by the coding sequence ATGCCTGAATTACCAGAGGTAGAAGGTGTCGTCCAGGCATTGAAGCCAAAGGTTGAAGGACGTACTATTCAACAGGTTCAGCTATCTGACAGGGTGCATTTCTCTTTTAGTGAGGGCAAGCAATGCATTGTTAAACAAGCAGAGCCTGATGCTTTTGAGCAAACGTTGTCCAAAATGACGATTACAAAAATTGAACGACGTGCAAAGTATATTTTCTTTCATTTACTGAAGGAAGATGCTCCATATGTACTTGTCAGCCATTTAGGGATGACAGGTGCATGGTTTGTCGTAAATTCACCTGAGGACATTAATGAGGCAAAATTTCAAAAGCATATTCATGCAACATTTGCCATGGCGGATGGCGGTTATTTAATTTATTCAGATATTCGCCGCTTTGGTGAACTTCGCTTTTTGACCAAAATTGAGGACCATGCACCGTTAACAAAAATGGCACCAGAGCCATTTGATGAACAAGCTTGTGACTATTTTATCGCAAAATGTAAATTACCAAAGTATGAAAATAAGGCAGTAAAAGAAGTGATTATGGATGGGCAAGTCATTTCAGGCTGTGGCAATATTTATGCTACTGAGGCATTGTTCATAGAGAAAATTCACCCAGCACGCAAAGTAAACCGCATTAGTGAAAAGCGTAAACGTGCATTGTTTAAAACAATCGTAGCTGTCCTACGTCAAAGCATTGAAGCGGGAGGCTCAACGATTTCTGATTATCGAAACATTAATGGAGAAGCTGGGAGCATGCAAAATCGACTACAAATGTATGGGAAAAAGGTATGCCCAGTATGTGAAACGGCAACAAGTCAAATGACAATTGGTGGACGTACATCTGTCTTTTGCCCAAATTGTCAACATTAA